The following is a genomic window from Coleofasciculaceae cyanobacterium.
GGAATACAGTTTTGCGCAATTTTTCCGACTTTATAAGCATCCATCGGCACTAAAGCAAAATCCCCATCCAAACGGGTATACAATCCTGAAGAAGCTACTAGTTTCAAAGCCATGCGATCTGCTTCCACTAGCCAAATACGGATAAAGGAACAGTTAAACCTGTCTATCAAACCATTAGTTATTTGAGATGCGATCGCTTCAGGTTCGAGATAACCAGACAGACTTTGATTAAGAATAGCAATATTTCGTAGTTCAAATAGCAGTCGAGTCGAGTTGATTAAGACGTGGTTGTCATCAGACACAAGATAAGAAATAAATAAGCTATTATCCACTATCGTGATACAAGTTACCTAACTATCCTGTATTCAAAGTTACGCGATGGCAAGAAACAGATGCCGATCGATGGCAGCAGCTACAGCAAGAACTAGTTAAAGGCGATCGCTGGATTATTGATGGTAATTACGGTAGTACAATCGAGATTCGATTAGCAGCAGATACGATTATTTGGCTCGATTTAAATCGCTATTTGTGTTTATGGCGTGTTTTCCGTGTTTTCAACAGATATTTAGAGTATAACGGCAAAACAAGACCAAATATGGCTGCTGAATGCCCAGAGAGATTGAACTGGGAATTTTTACAATATGTGTGGAACTTTCCTAAACTACACCGTATGATAATTATCAACAAGCTAGCAGAGCAACGGAGTAAAGAAATTATTATTCTGCAAAATCCTCGTCAGGTGTTAAATTTGCTGAAGCGAATAAATCATGCAGCATAATGAAACCACTGCTTTTAAATTTAGTTACGGCGATATCTTCGACTAGCCCTAAAGGATTAGCTAACGCGTCCTTCGCGATCGCTTTACTGACAGCTACGCCTCAATCAATAGTTGCTCGGGAATGGTCAGAAATTGAATCTAGGGGAGAATTAAAAGTCGCTGTTAAAGATAATTTGCGTCCTTTAGGTTTTACTAATCAAGATGGTAATTTAGTCGGCTTAGAAATTGATATTGCTCGTAAATTAGCCGAAGAATTATTGGAAGATAGAGAAGCTCTAGAATTTATACCTGTAGATAATAAAGAGCGATTGCAGGTAATTTTAGAAGATGAGGTAGATATAGCGATCGCCAGAGTAGCTGTTACTACTTCTCGTAGCAGAATAGTCGATTTTAGCCCTTATTATTATTTAGACGGAACAGGAATAATTACCAAAAATCCTGAGATTAAAAATTTAGGCAGGTTAGCTTCAGATCGGATTGCCGTACTCAAAAAGTCTGCCACCATTGCCGTAGTTCGTAATCGATTACCTAATGCAACTTTAATTGGCGCCGACTCTTATCAAGAAGCCTTAAAATTGCTGGAAACCAATCGGGCTGATGCCTTTGCGGGCGATCGCTCTGTTTTAACAGGTTGGATACAAGAATATCCTGCCTATAATCTGCTTCCAGAAAGACTATCAGGGGCTGCCTTAGCAGTAGTAATGCCTAAAGGTTTACAGTATAGGGAATTACGTTCAAAAGTCAATCAGGCGATCTCTGAATGGAAAGAGTCTGGTTGGTTAGACTCAAGAATTAAATACTGGGGGCTGTAATACTAAATCTTTGGATAGAACACTTTCACAAGTCAGCCAATATTGGCTACACTCAATGCGATAAGTGCGACACGAAGTTAGTCCGTGCATGATAAGCGGAGCAAATGCTTACTTCATACCGCTCCGAGACCGAAGGGCGGAGTGCGGTTTATCCGTGAATCCGTGATTGGCAAATCATGCACGGGCAAGCCGCTTCGTAAATTATGCACGGGTGTAAAGTCAGAAGTCCCCTCATTCGAGGACAAGCCACAAGGGGATAACATCAGAGGAGTTATAGCTACTTTAAGTCAAGAGTACTTTATTAATCGGATTTAGTGTAATTAATGGCGTTGCTAATTTAGCGATCGCTAATTTTTGGTCAGACACAATCTCAATCAAAAAACTCAATCAAGAAAGATTTATTGCGGATTTGAATTAATGGGCAAAAACCATTCGATAATCTTGACTGCCAGAAATCCACAGCCCAAACCAGCAACGTTAGCTGTAAGATCCTTAAACTCCCCGTATCGATTGACATAGGGTTGAATTAGTTCGATCGCTCCACTCCAGGCAATAAAAAACAGGCTGATGATTAGCCAATAATTGGGTTTTCTCAAGGCTGTCGGGATCATTAGCGCGGCATAGGCAATAAAATGATGAGCTTTGTCTGTGCCAGGTACAGGAGGTAAACTTTTTAATGGCCAAACGGACAAGACTGTAATGACTGTAAGAATAAACAGCGTGGTGAATATCCAGTACTTTCTGATGGAAACTAATAGTGCAATCATCAAATATTTGCCAAAAATAAACTAGTTATAGATAATTTCTCCTAAAAATCAGCTTTTGTACAGTTTACTAAGCTTTTCGGTTGAGTAGAACACACAAGTCACATTGTGCTAAAGCATACACCTTCGGATATCCTGCGGGAAGAGGAAATTCTAAAAGCTAAAAGCTAGTTAATCAACAGCGTAGTCTATCAAGCATGAAAACTGCTGTAAAGCGATCGCCAAAAAGTAGTTCACTCATTTTAGAAAATGAGAGTTAAAATCGTCGTGAAATATCTGGCTAGATCGATGAAAGATTCTCTCAAAAGTAATCAAAACACTTTAACTCAAGCTGAATTAGCTAGTCAGATAAAGCTAATCAATGTTGCCGAAATAGAGATACTTCAAGCAGTTTTATTCGTAATTAATACCCAATACTTCCAAGATAAGCAATATTTAGAACCAGCTTTAGTCTGTGCCTTACTCCTCAACCATATTTAAGTTCCTAGTCTCTACGCTACATCTCCTCGCGGATATTTGAAGCAGCAAAAAGAATATGGCAAAAGATGTCAAGATAATATTCAAAAAAATCTTTTACCTTGGGCAATTGAAATGATAAAACAAAATCGTCTTTGCACCTTAGATAAAAGATATAGTCATGGCGAGAAACTCAAATTTTAAGCAGTTCAGAACTGCCTCTTGGCGAGAAATCAAGCATGGTAAACATCTTAAGGTAGGACAAAACGATATTTTCGATTTGCTTGCTAACCTTAGCTTGACTAATCTGATTGAAGGAGAAGTCATTGCTGATGCTTATAGTCATATCAAAACCGACTATGTCCTCGTTAGCGATCGCCTAAATTTATCTGATGTCTGCGCTCTAGTTTTAAATCATGAAAGCGTGCCTGCTCTTTATCGTATTACTATATTTCTTTGGACAACAGTAAATAAACGCTTGATATTTTTCACAAGAGATAAAAAAATCTTATATTACGGCAAGAAAAATCATCCCAAAAGTGTATAACTTTTAAACCCATAATGTGTATTAAACAATATTTATAACTATTAATAGATTCAAAGACTCTACTTTAGATAGAAACAATATTTCATAATTTTTTTTATGGTTTGTAAGAGACCAATAATAAGGAGTCAATAATGGAAAGATTAATTAAATTTATAAAGTCGATCAAACTAAAGCAAATACTAACGGTATTTTTGGCA
Proteins encoded in this region:
- a CDS encoding VanZ family protein; translation: MIALLVSIRKYWIFTTLFILTVITVLSVWPLKSLPPVPGTDKAHHFIAYAALMIPTALRKPNYWLIISLFFIAWSGAIELIQPYVNRYGEFKDLTANVAGLGCGFLAVKIIEWFLPINSNPQ
- a CDS encoding transporter substrate-binding domain-containing protein; amino-acid sequence: MKPLLLNLVTAISSTSPKGLANASFAIALLTATPQSIVAREWSEIESRGELKVAVKDNLRPLGFTNQDGNLVGLEIDIARKLAEELLEDREALEFIPVDNKERLQVILEDEVDIAIARVAVTTSRSRIVDFSPYYYLDGTGIITKNPEIKNLGRLASDRIAVLKKSATIAVVRNRLPNATLIGADSYQEALKLLETNRADAFAGDRSVLTGWIQEYPAYNLLPERLSGAALAVVMPKGLQYRELRSKVNQAISEWKESGWLDSRIKYWGL